From Amycolatopsis sp. cg9, one genomic window encodes:
- a CDS encoding enolase C-terminal domain-like protein: MAKIIGMEVLDVRFPTSKELDGSDAMNPDPDYSAAYVVLHADGGPDGYGLAFTIGRGNDVQAAAIRALAPHVVGRDVPADAAALGALSRTLVGDSQFRWLGPEKGVAHMAVGAIVNAAWDLAARRANLPVWQFAARMTPEELVSLVDFRYLSDALTEAEALEILRRAEPGRAERTKQLEANGYRAYSTSPGWLGYADAKLVRLAEQAVADGFEMIKLKVGGNLEDDVRRMKLARETVGDGIRIAVDANQRWDVRAAVDWMTELAPYDPYWIEEPTSPDDVLGHAAIAKALAPIRVATGEHVQNRVVFKQLLQANAISVLQLDAARVGGFNENLAILLLAAKFGVPVCPHAGGVGLCELVRHLSMFDFVAVSGTDADRSIEWVDHLHEHFTDPAVVERGRYLAPTAPGFSARMHDATLRRFRFPDGPEWTETASE; the protein is encoded by the coding sequence ATGGCGAAGATCATCGGCATGGAGGTCCTCGACGTCCGGTTCCCGACGTCGAAGGAGCTCGACGGCTCGGACGCGATGAACCCCGATCCGGACTACTCCGCCGCCTACGTCGTGCTCCACGCCGACGGCGGCCCGGACGGCTACGGCCTCGCGTTCACCATCGGCCGCGGCAACGACGTCCAGGCCGCCGCGATCCGCGCGCTCGCCCCGCACGTCGTCGGCCGGGACGTCCCGGCGGACGCGGCCGCGCTCGGCGCCCTGTCCCGCACGCTCGTCGGCGACTCGCAGTTCCGCTGGCTGGGCCCGGAAAAGGGCGTCGCGCACATGGCCGTCGGCGCGATCGTCAACGCCGCCTGGGACCTCGCGGCCCGCCGCGCGAACCTCCCGGTCTGGCAGTTCGCGGCGCGGATGACCCCCGAAGAACTGGTGTCGCTGGTCGACTTCCGGTACCTGTCCGACGCGCTCACCGAGGCCGAAGCCCTGGAGATCCTGCGGCGCGCGGAACCCGGCCGCGCCGAGCGGACGAAACAGCTGGAAGCGAACGGCTACCGCGCCTACAGCACGTCCCCCGGCTGGCTCGGGTACGCCGACGCGAAGCTCGTCCGGCTCGCCGAACAGGCGGTCGCGGACGGCTTCGAGATGATCAAGCTCAAGGTCGGCGGCAACCTCGAGGACGACGTCCGGCGCATGAAGCTCGCCCGCGAGACGGTCGGCGACGGCATCCGGATCGCCGTCGACGCCAACCAGCGCTGGGACGTCCGAGCGGCGGTCGACTGGATGACCGAGCTCGCGCCGTACGACCCGTACTGGATCGAAGAACCGACGTCCCCGGACGACGTCCTCGGGCACGCGGCCATCGCGAAAGCGCTTGCGCCGATCCGCGTCGCCACCGGCGAGCACGTCCAGAACCGCGTGGTGTTCAAGCAGCTGCTGCAGGCGAACGCGATCTCGGTGCTGCAGCTGGACGCCGCCCGCGTCGGCGGGTTCAACGAGAACCTGGCGATCCTGCTGCTGGCCGCCAAGTTCGGCGTCCCGGTGTGCCCGCACGCCGGCGGCGTCGGGCTCTGCGAACTCGTCCGGCACCTCTCGATGTTCGACTTCGTGGCGGTCTCCGGCACCGACGCGGACCGCTCCATCGAGTGGGTCGACCACCTGCACGAGCACTTCACCGACCCGGCCGTCGTCGAGCGCGGCCGGTACCTCGCCCCGACCGCACCCGGGTTCTCCGCGCGCATGCACGACGCCACGCTGCGCCGGTTCCGCTTCCCGGACGGTCCCGAGTGGACGGAGACCGCAAGTGAGTGA
- a CDS encoding SDR family NAD(P)-dependent oxidoreductase, whose amino-acid sequence MSEFEGLVAAVTGGASGIGKAVATLLAERGARVAVLDLKPDDDGFRCDVSSDQEVREAIDAVVDRFGRLDILVNNAGIGAQGDVTANDDDEWHRVFDVNVVGMVRLARAALPHLKNSPSAAIVNTCSIAAWAGLPSRALYSATKGAVLSLTLAMATDHLPDRIRVNCVCPGTADTPWVGRLLDAADDPAAERAALAARQPMGRLVTADEVANAVVYLASPLSASTTGTALAVDGGMYGLRPRGPVQQ is encoded by the coding sequence GTGAGTGAATTCGAGGGCCTGGTGGCCGCCGTCACCGGAGGCGCCTCGGGCATCGGCAAGGCGGTGGCGACCCTGCTGGCCGAACGCGGGGCGCGGGTGGCGGTGCTCGACCTGAAGCCGGACGACGACGGCTTCCGCTGTGACGTCTCCTCCGATCAGGAAGTCCGCGAAGCGATCGATGCCGTCGTGGACCGCTTCGGGCGCCTCGACATCCTCGTCAACAACGCCGGGATCGGCGCGCAGGGCGACGTCACGGCCAACGACGACGACGAGTGGCACCGCGTGTTCGACGTCAACGTCGTCGGCATGGTCCGGCTCGCCCGCGCCGCGCTGCCGCACCTCAAGAACTCGCCGTCCGCGGCGATCGTCAACACCTGCTCCATCGCGGCCTGGGCCGGCCTGCCCAGCCGCGCGCTCTATTCGGCCACCAAGGGCGCGGTGCTCTCGCTGACCCTGGCGATGGCGACCGACCACCTGCCCGACCGGATCCGCGTCAACTGCGTGTGCCCCGGGACGGCGGACACCCCCTGGGTGGGCCGGCTGCTCGACGCCGCCGACGACCCGGCGGCCGAACGCGCGGCCCTCGCCGCCCGCCAGCCGATGGGCCGGCTGGTCACCGCGGACGAAGTCGCCAACGCCGTCGTCTACCTCGCCAGCCCGCTTTCCGCTTCGACCACCGGCACCGCGCTCGCGGTCGACGGTGGCATGTACGGCCTGCGCCCGCGCGGCCCCGTTCAGCAATAA
- a CDS encoding sugar ABC transporter substrate-binding protein: MIQVAATAAVCGLVLAACGSTKDNASAPAAGGGSGGKVGATLPLLTSPFWQAYNNYVPQMAKSEGVDVLPTVNADSDPAKLITDIGTFLNQGVKGLVVTPLDSAAIVAGLKQAENKGVPVVAVDVAPESGKVAMVVRADNKAYGTKACDAIGEKVKSGKVVQIMGDLASVNGRDRSEAFRDCMKAKYPGIQVLEIPAEWKADKASSGLDSMLTANPDIKGVYMQAGGVYLAPTEQALKRKNLFFPVGDPKHIVLVSNDGIPQELAAIRAGELDATVSQPADAYAKYGLYWLKKAMAGETFKPGPTDHGSTIVEISPGILEDQLPAPVITKDNVDDKALWGNNL; the protein is encoded by the coding sequence GTGATCCAGGTGGCCGCCACGGCCGCCGTCTGCGGCCTGGTTCTGGCCGCCTGCGGGTCCACGAAGGACAACGCGTCGGCGCCCGCGGCGGGCGGTGGTTCCGGCGGCAAGGTCGGGGCGACCCTGCCGCTGCTCACCTCGCCGTTCTGGCAGGCCTACAACAACTACGTGCCGCAGATGGCCAAGTCCGAGGGCGTCGACGTCCTCCCGACGGTCAACGCGGACAGCGACCCGGCGAAGCTGATCACCGACATCGGCACCTTCCTCAACCAGGGCGTCAAGGGCCTGGTCGTCACGCCGCTGGACTCCGCCGCGATCGTCGCCGGGCTCAAGCAGGCGGAGAACAAGGGTGTGCCGGTGGTCGCGGTCGACGTCGCCCCCGAGAGCGGCAAGGTCGCCATGGTGGTGCGGGCCGACAACAAGGCCTACGGCACCAAGGCGTGCGACGCGATCGGCGAGAAGGTCAAGTCCGGCAAGGTCGTGCAGATCATGGGCGACCTCGCCTCGGTCAACGGCCGCGACCGCTCGGAAGCCTTCCGCGACTGCATGAAGGCCAAGTACCCGGGCATCCAGGTGCTGGAGATCCCGGCCGAGTGGAAGGCCGACAAGGCGTCCTCCGGGCTGGACAGCATGCTGACCGCGAACCCGGACATCAAGGGCGTCTACATGCAGGCCGGCGGTGTCTACCTGGCCCCGACCGAGCAGGCGCTCAAGCGCAAGAACCTGTTCTTCCCGGTCGGGGACCCGAAGCACATCGTGCTCGTGTCCAACGACGGCATCCCGCAGGAGCTGGCCGCGATCCGCGCCGGTGAGCTGGACGCCACCGTGTCCCAGCCGGCCGACGCCTACGCGAAGTACGGCCTGTACTGGCTGAAGAAGGCCATGGCGGGCGAGACGTTCAAGCCGGGTCCGACCGACCACGGCAGCACCATCGTCGAGATCAGCCCCGGCATCCTCGAGGACCAGCTGCCGGCGCCCGTCATCACCAAGGACAACGTGGACGACAAGGCCCTCTGGGGGAACAACCTGTGA
- a CDS encoding sugar ABC transporter ATP-binding protein codes for MTALPAGETAVPVVSAHGVGKRYGPTVALHDVSLTVHPGESHALVGRNGAGKSTLVSILTGLSATDTGHVEFGGEPAPPLSKQDDWKARVACVYQHAMVVPQLTVAENLFLNRQAGGGFAIGWKSLRRQARELLDSWDVHVDVDTPAGELSVEDRQFVEIARALSYGARFIVLDEPTAQLDSQAIERLFDRMRQMQAGGVTFLFISHHLHEVYEVCQAVTVLRDAKHVLTAPVSEVGRAELVDAMTGEPGGLSVRDAASREALEADAPEILAVDGLSGDSFHDVSFRLHQGEVVGFAGSNASGKHQVAETVYGLRTPSAGTIRVDGSPLRPGDIPAALRAGIGCVPRDRHHEGLVLEHSIADNATLSILDKLGRGGIASPGTRFAKASQALEDYDIVAASAEQPVSDLSGGNQQKVVLARALLSDPRVVVLINPTAGVDVKSKEALLAVVDRVRAEGKAVLIVSDELDDLRLSDRVLVLRAGAVVAEHQAGWSDGDLVADIEGVELS; via the coding sequence GTGACCGCGCTGCCCGCCGGCGAAACCGCCGTCCCGGTGGTCAGCGCGCACGGCGTCGGAAAGCGCTACGGCCCCACCGTGGCGCTGCACGACGTCAGCCTCACCGTGCACCCCGGCGAATCGCACGCGCTCGTCGGGCGCAACGGGGCCGGCAAGTCGACGCTCGTCTCCATCCTCACCGGCCTGTCCGCCACGGACACCGGGCACGTCGAGTTCGGCGGCGAGCCGGCCCCGCCACTGTCCAAACAGGACGACTGGAAGGCGCGCGTCGCCTGCGTGTACCAGCACGCGATGGTCGTCCCGCAGCTCACCGTCGCCGAGAACCTGTTCCTCAACCGGCAGGCGGGTGGCGGGTTCGCCATCGGCTGGAAGTCGTTGCGGCGCCAGGCCCGTGAGCTGCTCGACTCCTGGGACGTCCACGTCGACGTCGACACCCCGGCCGGCGAGCTGTCGGTCGAGGACCGGCAGTTCGTCGAGATCGCCCGCGCGCTGTCCTACGGCGCCCGGTTCATCGTCCTCGACGAACCGACCGCGCAGCTGGACAGCCAGGCCATCGAGCGGCTCTTCGACCGGATGCGCCAGATGCAGGCGGGCGGGGTGACCTTCCTGTTCATCTCGCACCACCTGCACGAGGTGTACGAGGTGTGCCAGGCCGTCACGGTGCTGCGCGACGCGAAGCACGTGCTGACCGCGCCGGTGTCCGAAGTGGGACGCGCGGAGCTGGTCGACGCGATGACCGGCGAGCCCGGCGGCTTGTCCGTGCGGGACGCCGCTTCGCGGGAGGCCCTCGAAGCCGACGCCCCGGAGATCCTCGCGGTCGACGGCCTCTCCGGTGACAGCTTCCACGACGTCTCGTTCCGGCTCCACCAGGGCGAAGTCGTCGGGTTCGCGGGCAGCAACGCCAGCGGGAAGCACCAGGTCGCCGAGACCGTCTACGGCCTGCGGACGCCGTCCGCGGGCACGATCCGCGTCGACGGCTCGCCGCTGCGGCCGGGGGACATCCCGGCGGCGCTGCGCGCGGGCATCGGCTGCGTCCCGCGCGACCGGCACCACGAAGGCCTGGTGCTGGAGCACTCGATCGCGGACAACGCCACGCTGTCCATCCTGGACAAGCTGGGCCGCGGCGGGATCGCTTCCCCGGGCACCCGGTTCGCGAAGGCGTCGCAGGCGCTCGAGGACTACGACATCGTGGCCGCGAGCGCCGAGCAGCCGGTGTCGGACCTCTCCGGCGGCAACCAGCAGAAGGTCGTCCTGGCGCGGGCCTTGCTGAGCGACCCGCGGGTGGTCGTGCTGATCAACCCGACCGCCGGGGTGGACGTGAAGTCGAAGGAGGCGCTGCTCGCGGTCGTCGACCGGGTGCGCGCCGAAGGCAAGGCGGTGCTGATCGTCAGCGACGAGCTCGACGACCTGCGCCTGAGCGACCGGGTCCTGGTGCTGCGCGCCGGGGCCGTCGTCGCCGAGCACCAGGCCGGGTGGTCCGACGGCGACCTCGTGGCCGACATCGAAGGAGTCGAGCTTTCGTGA
- a CDS encoding ABC transporter permease yields the protein MTDVMTSPQTELPAPPRRRKAGWLRELALLPALVVVFVIGGLVDDTFVGWSNIVSILTASAALSLVVLGESLVLITGKFDLSLESTMGLAPALGAMVVIPAASAGFGVELPSAIGLLVIPLCGALVGFVNGFLIVKLKLNAFIVTLAMLTVLRGVQVGSTQGKTLFNLPDSFTNLATTTFAGLPMSVWLAAALFAVAGWVLRYHRVGRALYAIGGNREAARAAGVRVDRIAWAVFVVAGILAAIGGLAYTGYVGALGANQGSGMILQVFAAAVIGGVSLDGGKGTLVGALTGVLLLSSVSSLLNYAHVRAEWQGAIYGAIILVALIIARYAGGKPQT from the coding sequence GTGACCGACGTGATGACCTCTCCGCAAACGGAGCTGCCCGCGCCACCCCGGCGCCGGAAAGCCGGCTGGCTGCGTGAACTCGCGCTGCTGCCCGCACTGGTCGTGGTGTTCGTCATCGGCGGCCTGGTCGACGACACGTTCGTCGGCTGGAGCAACATCGTCAGCATCCTGACCGCGTCGGCGGCGCTGTCGCTGGTCGTGCTGGGCGAGTCGCTGGTGCTGATCACCGGGAAGTTCGACCTGTCGCTGGAGTCCACGATGGGCCTGGCGCCGGCGCTCGGCGCGATGGTCGTGATCCCGGCGGCGTCGGCCGGCTTCGGCGTCGAGCTGCCGTCGGCGATCGGCCTGCTGGTGATCCCGCTGTGCGGGGCGCTGGTCGGGTTCGTCAACGGCTTCCTGATCGTGAAGCTGAAGCTGAACGCCTTCATCGTCACCCTGGCCATGCTGACCGTGCTCCGCGGCGTCCAGGTCGGGTCGACGCAGGGCAAGACGCTGTTCAACCTGCCCGACTCGTTCACGAACCTCGCCACGACGACGTTCGCCGGCCTGCCGATGTCGGTCTGGCTGGCGGCGGCGCTGTTCGCGGTCGCCGGCTGGGTGCTGCGCTACCACCGCGTCGGCCGCGCGCTGTACGCGATCGGCGGCAACCGCGAAGCCGCGCGGGCGGCCGGTGTGCGCGTCGACCGGATCGCGTGGGCGGTGTTCGTCGTCGCCGGGATCCTCGCCGCGATCGGCGGGCTCGCGTACACCGGGTACGTCGGCGCGCTGGGCGCGAACCAGGGCTCCGGGATGATCCTGCAGGTGTTCGCGGCGGCGGTGATCGGCGGCGTCTCGCTCGACGGCGGCAAGGGCACCCTGGTCGGTGCGCTGACCGGCGTCCTGCTGCTGTCGTCGGTGTCGAGCCTGCTCAACTACGCGCACGTCCGCGCGGAGTGGCAGGGCGCGATCTACGGCGCCATCATCCTGGTCGCGCTGATCATCGCCCGGTACGCGGGCGGAAAGCCCCAGACCTGA
- a CDS encoding FadR/GntR family transcriptional regulator, whose amino-acid sequence MPVTDVAIDKIKDMIISGELAPGDRLPKEAELAQRLGLSRSSLREAVKALCLIRVLDVRQGDGTYVTSLEPNLLLDAMTFVVDFHRDDTVLDFLAVRRILEPAATALAALHMSDDDITELGQLLGELEDSPTVEALVANDLQFHRKIADGSGNPVLCSLLDSLSGPTARARIWRGLTQEGAVAKTREQHTAIYEAIAAREPELARSWATVHVAGVEQWLRNALGTADDPTVEAEPAAEAS is encoded by the coding sequence ATGCCCGTCACCGATGTCGCGATCGACAAGATCAAGGACATGATCATCTCCGGCGAGCTGGCGCCGGGCGACCGGCTGCCCAAGGAGGCCGAGCTGGCCCAGCGGCTGGGGCTCTCGCGCAGCTCCCTGCGGGAGGCCGTCAAGGCGTTGTGCCTGATCAGGGTGCTCGACGTCCGCCAGGGCGACGGCACGTACGTCACCAGCCTCGAGCCGAACCTGCTGCTCGACGCGATGACGTTCGTGGTCGACTTCCACCGCGACGACACCGTTCTCGACTTCCTCGCCGTGCGGCGGATCCTCGAGCCGGCCGCGACCGCGCTCGCCGCGCTGCACATGAGCGACGACGACATCACCGAGCTCGGCCAGCTGCTCGGCGAGCTGGAGGACTCGCCGACCGTCGAGGCGCTGGTCGCCAACGACCTGCAGTTCCACCGCAAGATCGCCGACGGCTCCGGCAACCCGGTGCTCTGCTCGCTGCTCGACAGCCTCTCCGGCCCGACCGCCCGCGCGCGGATCTGGCGCGGCCTCACCCAGGAGGGCGCGGTCGCGAAGACCCGCGAGCAGCACACGGCGATCTACGAGGCCATCGCGGCGCGCGAGCCGGAACTGGCGCGCTCGTGGGCGACCGTGCACGTCGCGGGCGTGGAGCAGTGGCTGCGCAACGCCCTGGGCACCGCGGACGACCCGACGGTGGAAGCCGAGCCGGCCGCGGAAGCCTCCTGA
- a CDS encoding L-rhamnose mutarotase, with translation MTHQPAPQRVALHTRLKPGKEAEYESVHAVIPPGLDTALREAGVRTWRIWRNGLDLFHVVEVDDYAAMRAALRDHPANVPWQARMAELLAVEDDYSGDDTGIGLVWELPVKE, from the coding sequence ATGACCCACCAGCCCGCACCTCAAAGAGTGGCCCTGCACACCCGCTTGAAGCCCGGCAAGGAGGCCGAGTACGAGTCCGTCCACGCCGTCATCCCGCCCGGGCTGGACACGGCGTTGCGCGAAGCCGGCGTCCGCACCTGGCGGATCTGGCGTAACGGTCTCGACCTCTTCCACGTCGTCGAAGTCGACGACTACGCGGCGATGCGGGCAGCGTTGCGGGACCACCCCGCCAACGTCCCGTGGCAGGCGAGGATGGCCGAGCTGCTGGCCGTCGAAGACGACTACTCCGGCGACGACACCGGCATCGGGCTGGTCTGGGAACTGCCGGTGAAGGAGTGA
- a CDS encoding aldo/keto reductase, translated as MELSLSPLGLGCAQLGNLYHAISDETAAATVRRAWDEGIRYFDTAPHYGLGLSETRLGAALRAYPRDEYVLSTKVGRVLEPDSGGAGRQDDQGFAVPAAYRRRWDFSRDGVLRSFEDSLTRLGLDRVDVVYVHDPDDHFEEALRGAFPALRELRDQGVIGAFGAGMNQAPMLAEFVRRTDLDVLLVAGRYTLLDQPALDELLPLCLDRGVRVVAGGAFNGGILATAEPGRVYDYAEAPPELVERAGRIAAICARHGVELPEAALALPMAHPAVASVVVGAHDPSQVGVNARRARAVVPPALWTELVGAGLLRADVVIAEGVS; from the coding sequence TTGGAACTCTCCCTGTCCCCGCTGGGTCTCGGCTGCGCGCAGCTGGGCAACCTCTACCACGCGATCAGCGACGAGACGGCGGCCGCGACCGTGCGCCGCGCCTGGGACGAGGGCATCCGGTACTTCGACACCGCGCCGCACTACGGCCTCGGCCTCTCGGAGACCCGGCTCGGCGCGGCCCTGCGGGCGTACCCCCGCGACGAGTACGTGCTGTCCACGAAGGTCGGGCGCGTGCTCGAACCGGACTCCGGCGGTGCCGGGCGGCAAGACGACCAGGGCTTCGCCGTCCCCGCCGCCTACCGGCGCCGGTGGGACTTCAGCCGCGACGGCGTCCTGCGGTCCTTCGAGGACAGCTTGACGAGGCTGGGGCTCGACCGCGTCGACGTCGTCTACGTCCACGACCCCGACGACCACTTCGAGGAAGCCCTGCGCGGCGCCTTCCCCGCGCTGCGCGAGCTGCGGGACCAGGGCGTGATCGGCGCGTTCGGCGCCGGGATGAACCAGGCGCCGATGCTCGCCGAGTTCGTCCGCCGCACCGACCTCGACGTCCTGCTCGTGGCCGGCCGCTACACGCTGCTGGACCAGCCGGCGCTCGACGAGCTGCTGCCGCTCTGCCTCGACCGCGGGGTCCGCGTGGTCGCCGGCGGCGCGTTCAACGGCGGCATCCTGGCGACGGCCGAACCGGGCCGCGTCTACGACTACGCCGAGGCGCCGCCCGAGCTTGTCGAACGGGCCGGCCGGATCGCGGCGATCTGCGCACGGCACGGTGTCGAGCTGCCGGAAGCGGCGCTGGCGCTGCCGATGGCGCACCCCGCGGTGGCGTCGGTCGTCGTCGGCGCGCACGATCCTTCCCAGGTCGGCGTCAACGCGCGGCGCGCCAGGGCGGTCGTGCCGCCGGCGCTGTGGACCGAACTCGTCGGCGCGGGCCTGCTGCGGGCCGACGTCGTCATCGCCGAAGGAGTCTCATGA
- a CDS encoding amidohydrolase produces MIDAHHHLWEPARRAYPWMAGEALDPIRRPYTVDDLRAVTKAAGVHATVLVQTVSSAAETEEFLATAAAEPVIAGVVGWVDLEAPDVADRLAALRGPLVGIRHQVETEPDDEWLLRPAVLAGLGAVASAGLAYDLLVRVDQLPAAAALAERLPELRLVLDHAAKPPIAAGEWEPWASGVAALAARENVVCKLSGLVTEADWTGWEVGHLRRYVDHVLDVFGPGRLLFGSDWPVCELAASYELVVDAAIALTGGLSDAERLAVFELNARAAYDVDAGGETSSRG; encoded by the coding sequence ATGATCGACGCGCACCACCACCTGTGGGAGCCGGCGCGGCGCGCTTACCCCTGGATGGCGGGCGAAGCGCTGGACCCGATCCGCCGGCCGTACACCGTGGACGACCTGCGCGCGGTGACGAAGGCGGCGGGCGTGCACGCGACCGTCCTCGTGCAGACCGTGTCCTCGGCGGCGGAGACCGAGGAGTTCCTCGCCACCGCGGCGGCGGAACCGGTGATCGCGGGCGTGGTCGGCTGGGTGGACCTCGAAGCCCCGGACGTCGCCGACCGGCTGGCCGCCCTGCGCGGGCCCCTGGTCGGGATCCGGCACCAGGTGGAGACCGAACCGGACGACGAGTGGCTGCTGCGTCCCGCCGTGCTGGCCGGGCTGGGCGCGGTGGCGTCGGCGGGCTTGGCGTACGACCTGCTCGTGCGCGTCGACCAGCTGCCGGCGGCCGCCGCGCTGGCGGAACGACTGCCGGAGCTGCGGCTGGTGCTGGACCACGCGGCCAAGCCGCCGATCGCGGCGGGGGAGTGGGAGCCGTGGGCGTCCGGGGTGGCCGCGCTGGCCGCGCGCGAGAACGTCGTGTGCAAGCTTTCGGGCCTGGTCACGGAGGCGGACTGGACCGGGTGGGAGGTCGGGCACCTGCGGCGGTACGTGGACCACGTGCTCGACGTGTTCGGCCCGGGCCGGCTGCTGTTCGGCTCGGACTGGCCGGTGTGCGAGCTGGCGGCGTCCTACGAGCTGGTCGTGGACGCGGCGATCGCACTGACGGGCGGGCTGTCGGACGCGGAGCGCCTGGCCGTCTTCGAGCTCAACGCCCGGGCGGCCTACGACGTGGATGCGGGCGGGGAGACCTCTTCCAGGGGGTAA
- the shbA gene encoding RNA polymerase sigma factor ShbA, which translates to MTAPPQTTAEPTSAVRDYRTPESLPRPSGRLTKEDLDPLVKDAGEGNPAAIHSLLQMIEPVVVRYCRARMGGRDLSYLSADDVAQEVCLAVLKALPDYQDRGGSFLYLVHAIAANKVADAYRAVARDRSEPVPELPERPLVAGNEPESHALHLDLGARLGRLLASLPRVQQEILTLRIAVGFSAQETAEALGISPGNVRVTQHRALTRLRGMIGDDEF; encoded by the coding sequence ATGACAGCACCGCCGCAAACCACCGCGGAACCCACTTCCGCCGTTCGCGATTATCGCACTCCGGAGTCATTGCCCCGGCCCAGCGGGCGGCTCACCAAGGAGGACCTCGACCCCCTGGTGAAGGACGCGGGTGAGGGGAACCCCGCCGCGATCCACTCCCTGCTGCAGATGATCGAGCCGGTGGTGGTCCGCTACTGCCGGGCGCGCATGGGCGGGCGCGACCTGTCCTACCTCTCGGCCGACGACGTCGCCCAGGAAGTCTGCCTCGCGGTGCTGAAGGCCCTTCCCGATTATCAGGACCGCGGCGGCTCGTTCCTCTACCTCGTGCACGCGATCGCGGCCAACAAGGTCGCCGACGCCTACCGCGCCGTCGCCCGCGACCGCTCCGAGCCCGTCCCCGAGCTCCCGGAGCGCCCGCTGGTCGCCGGCAACGAACCGGAGTCCCACGCCCTGCACCTCGACCTCGGCGCGCGCCTCGGCCGGCTGCTCGCCTCGCTGCCGCGGGTGCAGCAGGAGATCCTGACCCTGCGCATCGCCGTCGGCTTCTCCGCCCAGGAGACCGCCGAAGCGCTCGGCATCTCGCCGGGCAACGTGCGCGTGACGCAGCACCGGGCGCTGACCCGGTTGCGCGGCATGATCGGCGACGACGAGTTCTAG
- a CDS encoding DUF202 domain-containing protein, whose protein sequence is MNPARGAQAERTGLAWRRTALAAAACTVLLLHSAAQRHWGVALVPVLLSAGTSALLAAFGTLRERALRTPEPGPAHPALPAIASLAVTATAASVAIFH, encoded by the coding sequence GTGAATCCGGCAAGGGGGGCTCAAGCCGAGCGCACCGGCCTCGCTTGGCGCCGGACGGCACTGGCGGCCGCTGCCTGCACGGTACTGCTCCTGCACTCCGCCGCCCAGCGCCATTGGGGGGTCGCCCTCGTCCCCGTTTTGCTGTCCGCGGGCACATCCGCCCTGCTGGCGGCCTTCGGAACGCTGCGCGAACGGGCCTTGCGGACGCCCGAACCGGGGCCGGCGCACCCCGCACTGCCCGCGATCGCGTCGCTCGCCGTGACCGCCACTGCCGCTTCCGTGGCCATCTTCCACTGA
- a CDS encoding YidH family protein, with the protein MASDDIKPHAGGAEPDYRFTLANERTFLAWLRTALGLLAGGVAVHQLVPSPAPASAVLAGLCVVLAAVLAATAYPRWRRVQVAMRAGEPLPRSLMILVLTGGLLILIVAAAVLLVVS; encoded by the coding sequence GTGGCCTCGGACGACATCAAGCCCCACGCCGGCGGCGCTGAACCCGACTACCGGTTCACGCTGGCGAACGAACGCACCTTTCTCGCCTGGCTCCGCACCGCCCTCGGCTTGCTCGCGGGTGGCGTCGCGGTGCACCAGCTGGTGCCGTCGCCGGCCCCCGCCAGTGCCGTCCTCGCCGGGCTGTGCGTCGTGCTGGCCGCGGTGCTCGCCGCGACCGCGTACCCCCGCTGGCGGCGGGTGCAGGTAGCGATGCGTGCCGGAGAGCCACTGCCGCGAAGCCTGATGATCCTGGTGCTGACCGGCGGGCTGCTGATCCTCATCGTCGCCGCCGCGGTGCTCCTGGTCGTCTCGTGA
- a CDS encoding GtrA family protein, whose protein sequence is MATTRCAPEHRLLATDPERHHELGTHAAWYVVAGVVTTGVQALLFLLLRDELGSQVANLVAIALTTVGNTEFHRRVTFAGRPSNAGKRHLQDFLTFAFYAGYGSAVLALLDALVDRPTSWEETGTLLLASFVGGFVRFAVLRWWVFAHRTATAAHSG, encoded by the coding sequence ATGGCCACCACCAGGTGCGCACCGGAACACCGGCTGCTCGCCACCGATCCGGAGCGGCACCACGAGCTCGGCACGCACGCGGCGTGGTACGTCGTCGCCGGCGTCGTGACGACCGGCGTCCAGGCCCTCCTCTTCCTCCTGCTGCGCGACGAGCTCGGTTCCCAGGTCGCGAACCTGGTCGCGATCGCGCTCACCACGGTCGGCAACACCGAGTTCCACCGCCGCGTCACCTTCGCCGGGCGGCCCAGCAACGCCGGGAAGCGGCACCTGCAGGACTTCCTCACCTTCGCCTTCTACGCCGGGTACGGCTCCGCGGTGCTCGCGCTGCTCGACGCGCTCGTCGACCGGCCGACGTCGTGGGAGGAAACCGGCACGCTGCTGCTGGCCAGCTTCGTCGGCGGGTTCGTGCGGTTCGCCGTGCTCCGCTGGTGGGTGTTCGCACACCGGACGGCCACGGCGGCGCACAGCGGCTAG